TTTCATCAATAGAACCCATGGGGCATTTCGTGGCACATAGGCCACATTGCTGACAACGATCCGGGTGGGTTTTCGGAACTGCTTTTAAAAATTTTGCCGGTTTTCCGTCAACCCCCAGAGGGGTGTAGTAGGTCGTAGGTGGATTTTCACCGGGAACGTCCACTGGCGGAAAAAGGGAAGCTGCGCAGCGATCGGAAGAAAAACGGTCAACTGGACCGGATAATTTGGAGCAAATCTGAGCCGCAAAAGTATGAAGTAGTTCAAAGTCCGAGAAATCCGGACGTCCGTGTCCGATCTGATCGGAAAAACTATGACTGGTACTTACTGCAGCAGCTGCGATAGTATGGAAAGCATTATGCTCCAGAAGATTACGGAGTTCTATCAATGCATTGTCATAGCTGCGGTTGCCGAAGGCTACGAGTGGAATGGCGATTCCACCATTTCCCTGAAAATGATCCTGAATATAGGGCATGATCTTATTTGGCACACGTCCTGCGTAGACCGGTGTCCCAACGAGAACCAGATCTGTGGCCTGAAAGATGAAATCCTTGGTTCTTTGTCTGGGCAATGTAAAGTCATAAGTTTCCACAGGCAGAGACAGGTGGGTGGAAAGTTTCTGCGCCAGAAACTGAGCCACGTCTGACACGTTTCCACAGGGACTGAATGTAACGGTACATATTTTGGAAATAGGGGAGTTCTTCACGAAACCCACTCCTTTCTCACTTTGAAAAACAAAGGTTGGTTTATGCCAAAGTATCCACCCAAGCCTTGATATCTGCCGGTGTTGCTCCATTTAAAAGCTTTTCAGATACAAACTGAGCAGAAGCGTCTACGGATGGTTTTAGATTCTGAACTGTTTTGCCGAATCCGCTTCCACCGGATGTGGCGAAGAGAGCAATTTTCTTTCCGGAAAAATCTCCGCTCTCCAGGAAGGTATTGATGATGGTTGGAGCGACATACCACCAGATTGGGAAACCGATGATAACGGTGTCATACTGTGAAAGATCTGGAAGATCCTTTACAATTTCCGGACGGGAAGCCGGATTGCTCATTTCCACAGAACTTCTGGATTTTTTATCCATCCAGTTCAGGTCTGCGCTGGTATAGCGAACGGTTGGTTTGATTTCATAAAGATCTGCGTTTGCAGCAGATGCAACCTCCTTTGCAACAGATGCGGTGATCCCGCTGGCACTGAAATATGCAACTAATGTTTTCATGTGTTTCAAGCTCCTTTCCTAATAAATAAGCATCATTGATGTACTGGCTGTGGCGGGTCATGGATGGACTTCCGCAGCCATATCCTAAAATTATCCCTTGATCCTGAAAATTACAATAGCGAACCAGAGTCTGATAAAAGACCGTCAGGACAATAGCCGCAGGACTGCGGCTTTCGTCAGAGCGTAGAGGGAGGGGTAGATATAATCCACACCCGCAGCCTGCATGGCTTTCTTTTGCTTTTCTGTTACGACCGTGTAGGGATAGATTCCAAACATGAACGGGAAAAAGGCATAGACAAACTCCTGTTGTTTGGAAAGGTCCATATCCGGGCGAAATTTTCCAAGCATCGCCATGACCGCATGAAGCGCATTTCCGTAAGAAACTTTGAAGTCCGTCAGAAGTTTCAGACGGCTGTTGTCTTCCAGATCATAATGGTTCATGGATAAGATTTTTAAAAGCTGGTGACGTTGATCCAGAGAATGGGCAATGGCATCAGCAATTTCCTCATTGTTCAGGGCATCGTGGCTTTCTGTAATCTGATTCAGTTCGTCGACCCAGGTGTCATATTCCCTTTTCAACAGAGCAAGGAAAATTTCTTCTTTGGTTTCAAAATAGTTGTAGATTGAAGTCCGGGAACAGGAAGTGATCTGTCCGATTTCCTTGATGGTGATTTCTCGGAAACTCTGGGTTTGATACAACTGTTCACAGGCGTTGATGATTTCTTCTTTTCGTGCATTGGTTCGCTCTTCGGATCCTGTAGGCATAGATATGATTTCCTTTCTGCTGGTGTATTGATTTATTGGTGAGTTTCAATCCAGGAAGAAATTTCCTCATCGGAAGCATCTGCCGCAAATCGTTGTCCATCGGCAAGGTTCAGATCCGGGTAGAGGGCGTGAAGATCACTCAGGCTCTGCTCGATACCGCTACTTCCGGAGGTACAGAACAGATATAGCGTTTTTCCGGTCAGATCATAGGTTTCTTTCGGATCTTTGGCAGAATCCGAAGCTTTGGTGGATTCCGCTTTGGAAGGGGAGCTATTAGCATTCGGGATGGATGATGTGGTCGAAGAGCCAGAACCGAAGGCGGTCAAACCGAGGAGCAGTGACAGACTGAGAAGTCCGAGAAATAGTTTTTTCATAAAGATACCTCCAAATATACTGGCATTATGTCAACATATGAGGTATTATAAAACGTTTCTGACATCGTGTCAAGAAATGGAGACTATCCAGTGTAAAAATGCTTTGATCGTTCAGACAGATGAAGCAAATCGTTTGGATGGACGGTAATACATCAAGGTAAAGAAGATGCAAATCGCAGCCAATCCCAGGCTGATAGGATAAGCGAGCATGACGGTTTCAAAGGTTCGATGTTTCCGGCTCCGTAGTTCTGTCCGACAAAGGTGGTACAGGCCTGACTGAACGAGTTGAAAATATAATATGCGAAGATTTCCAGATTGAAAGCAGCACTGGATGCG
This window of the Mediterraneibacter butyricigenes genome carries:
- a CDS encoding 4Fe-4S binding protein; its protein translation is MKNSPISKICTVTFSPCGNVSDVAQFLAQKLSTHLSLPVETYDFTLPRQRTKDFIFQATDLVLVGTPVYAGRVPNKIMPYIQDHFQGNGGIAIPLVAFGNRSYDNALIELRNLLEHNAFHTIAAAAVSTSHSFSDQIGHGRPDFSDFELLHTFAAQICSKLSGPVDRFSSDRCAASLFPPVDVPGENPPTTYYTPLGVDGKPAKFLKAVPKTHPDRCQQCGLCATKCPMGSIDEKDPAIITGICIKCQTCVRSCPTHAKYFDDPAFLSHVEMLKQNYTKPAKSEFFL
- a CDS encoding flavodoxin; translated protein: MKTLVAYFSASGITASVAKEVASAANADLYEIKPTVRYTSADLNWMDKKSRSSVEMSNPASRPEIVKDLPDLSQYDTVIIGFPIWWYVAPTIINTFLESGDFSGKKIALFATSGGSGFGKTVQNLKPSVDASAQFVSEKLLNGATPADIKAWVDTLA
- a CDS encoding TetR family transcriptional regulator, with product MPTGSEERTNARKEEIINACEQLYQTQSFREITIKEIGQITSCSRTSIYNYFETKEEIFLALLKREYDTWVDELNQITESHDALNNEEIADAIAHSLDQRHQLLKILSMNHYDLEDNSRLKLLTDFKVSYGNALHAVMAMLGKFRPDMDLSKQQEFVYAFFPFMFGIYPYTVVTEKQKKAMQAAGVDYIYPSLYALTKAAVLRLLS
- a CDS encoding flavodoxin — its product is MKKLFLGLLSLSLLLGLTAFGSGSSTTSSIPNANSSPSKAESTKASDSAKDPKETYDLTGKTLYLFCTSGSSGIEQSLSDLHALYPDLNLADGQRFAADASDEEISSWIETHQ